A genomic segment from Alkalilimnicola ehrlichii MLHE-1 encodes:
- a CDS encoding glycosyltransferase family 9 protein, whose amino-acid sequence MTHQKPAILVMLDRHLGNFLVASPVLAHIARHNPTRSVINDSFQALARRIPGFPEPCARFPSRAAPRWQRATAFLSALRTIRAHQPEWLADFGGSNSGALLSGLSGAPMRICRKRAPRAWLYNRLADFPPPEAHRIAYYGALAEAAGFEGPWGRPEVVATAEDLHRFEQLRLPDLAQIVCLHVAGGKSYKHWPVERYAALSDWLSDQGLSPALVGAAPDRAAADRMLAHCTRPPLDLVARLELGPLIALFQRCGLFVGNDSGPMHLAAAAGAPIVALFGPTDPRRWGPLSERAVIVRGTEPVPPGEGKKSFADGRRMDSITVEQVRSAVVEQLTLAPGGR is encoded by the coding sequence GTGACGCACCAAAAACCCGCTATTCTGGTCATGCTGGATCGCCACCTGGGTAACTTTCTGGTCGCCAGCCCTGTCCTCGCCCACATCGCCCGGCACAATCCCACTAGATCCGTAATCAACGACTCGTTCCAGGCACTGGCCCGACGCATTCCCGGGTTTCCTGAGCCCTGTGCCCGCTTTCCTTCAAGGGCGGCCCCCCGGTGGCAACGGGCCACGGCCTTTCTGTCGGCATTGCGCACCATCCGTGCCCACCAGCCGGAGTGGCTGGCCGACTTCGGCGGCAGTAACTCCGGCGCCCTGCTCAGCGGCCTGTCCGGCGCCCCGATGCGCATCTGCCGTAAGCGCGCACCGCGCGCATGGCTCTACAACCGGCTCGCCGATTTCCCACCCCCCGAGGCCCACCGCATCGCCTACTACGGTGCGTTGGCGGAGGCCGCCGGGTTCGAGGGGCCCTGGGGCAGACCGGAGGTCGTGGCCACGGCGGAGGATCTGCACCGGTTCGAACAACTGCGCCTGCCCGACCTCGCACAGATCGTCTGCCTCCACGTGGCCGGCGGCAAATCGTACAAACACTGGCCGGTGGAGCGCTATGCCGCGCTCAGCGACTGGCTGAGCGACCAGGGGCTGAGCCCGGCGCTGGTGGGGGCCGCGCCGGATCGCGCGGCGGCCGACCGGATGCTGGCACACTGCACCCGGCCACCGTTGGATCTGGTTGCGCGGCTGGAACTGGGCCCACTGATTGCGCTCTTCCAGCGTTGCGGGCTGTTCGTGGGCAACGACAGCGGCCCCATGCATCTGGCCGCCGCAGCCGGGGCCCCGATCGTAGCCCTCTTCGGCCCCACGGACCCTCGCCGGTGGGGGCCCCTCTCGGAGCGGGCGGTGATTGTCCGCGGCACCGAGCCTGTGCCCCCGGGCGAGGGCAAGAAATCCTTTGCCGATGGCCGGCGCATGGACAGCATCACTGTCGAGCAAGTACGCTCCGCGGTCGTTGAACAGTTGACGCTCGCACCTGGAGGCCGGTGA
- a CDS encoding glycosyltransferase, giving the protein MNDLPLAGRRIGFLLEHPVTVGADVQEQMAACRRLGAHVTACFLSGTPSEFPGHGSSADDLTGLNLPVEAISGHRIGAARRLRHLLRKRPLDTLVCDQYKAISTAALATFFPHAEAPAIVALLRGYHAVSSPSRRRFYRLFGRHIRAFITLSAAQQQQIRNLLTWFPPDRIHVVPVHLDLDRLAGAMLPANEARRQLCLPGSAVLFGCISRLHPSKRVMDLVEATRLLRERGVEFHLVIIGGGKQEDALRKRIAEADLDGTVRLTGRLESAHRYMPAFDAFILPSPCESFGRVFLEAHAAKTPIIAADGAAAPEVAGPAALLFQPTNAADLADRMLEFMAQGPEEQLNAGQIGEEYARRHFSQEALDRHLQKALEKKGLLAESRDPGAHR; this is encoded by the coding sequence ATGAATGACCTGCCACTAGCAGGCCGCCGTATCGGTTTTCTTCTCGAGCACCCCGTGACCGTGGGCGCGGACGTCCAGGAACAGATGGCGGCCTGCCGGCGGCTGGGTGCCCATGTCACCGCCTGCTTTTTGTCCGGGACACCCTCCGAGTTCCCCGGCCACGGCTCAAGCGCTGATGACTTGACGGGCCTGAATCTGCCCGTGGAGGCGATCTCTGGCCATCGTATCGGCGCAGCGCGACGACTGCGCCATCTGCTCAGGAAACGGCCGCTCGACACCCTCGTTTGCGATCAGTACAAGGCCATCAGCACCGCAGCATTGGCCACGTTCTTCCCACACGCCGAGGCACCCGCCATTGTTGCTCTCCTTCGCGGCTATCACGCGGTGTCCTCACCCAGCCGGCGGCGGTTCTACCGGCTGTTCGGGCGGCACATCCGCGCTTTTATCACGCTCAGCGCAGCGCAACAGCAACAAATCCGGAACCTGCTGACCTGGTTCCCCCCGGATCGCATCCACGTCGTCCCGGTCCACCTCGACCTGGACCGGCTGGCCGGTGCCATGTTGCCGGCGAACGAGGCCCGCCGACAACTGTGCCTGCCCGGGTCGGCCGTGCTATTCGGCTGCATTTCGCGCCTGCACCCCAGTAAGCGGGTCATGGACCTCGTTGAGGCCACCAGGCTATTGCGGGAACGAGGCGTGGAATTCCACTTGGTCATTATCGGTGGCGGTAAGCAGGAGGATGCGCTGAGAAAACGCATCGCGGAAGCCGACCTTGACGGCACCGTCCGGCTGACCGGGCGCCTGGAGTCGGCGCACCGCTATATGCCCGCCTTTGATGCCTTCATCCTGCCCTCCCCCTGCGAATCCTTCGGACGGGTGTTCCTGGAGGCCCACGCCGCCAAGACCCCCATTATCGCGGCCGATGGTGCTGCCGCTCCCGAGGTGGCCGGTCCCGCCGCGCTCCTCTTTCAGCCCACGAATGCGGCAGACCTCGCCGACAGGATGCTCGAATTCATGGCGCAAGGGCCTGAGGAGCAACTGAACGCAGGACAGATTGGGGAGGAGTACGCCAGGCGGCATTTCAGCCAGGAAGCTCTGGACCGGCATTTGCAAAAGGCCCTGGAAAAAAAAGGATTACTGGCGGAATCCCGAGACCCTGGCGCTCATCGGTGA
- a CDS encoding O-antigen ligase family protein — MAVLSLPVHRLQVFFDGQRWRRLAKETHWVSWGLALFWAGFIFAWSTRVHRDSLYFLVFLPFLMVLGRQQFQWLLSSRVIQCLGLFLGYLLLSVSWSPDASWALFGSKLRYGLIIFAAVLATAYMVARDEQWAERLFWFLGLAACIVFFYSVYHYYQAHPFPAARLSNLVYYHTNPNPDAVGFLLAFTFALCFVLSDRSPRWRVVAAVPLMCAGAFLLLAQSRGLILGAALVSVFLLLRLRYWKTLALFLVVASAALVAVETVEWGGRGLIERADAQRIGIWQVALARIAEAPWFGAGLASDTSITYGDRIHISPHNLWLMTLMAGGVLGGALLVALYGLALRIAYWDRDDRSPGAILAVALLVAGLVPLGVDGHQIITRIHPHIWVALWLPMGALAGRELLQRQRGQTEGPGARVSRSRSG; from the coding sequence ATGGCGGTTCTGAGCCTGCCCGTCCATCGCCTCCAGGTTTTCTTTGACGGTCAGCGGTGGCGCCGGCTTGCGAAGGAGACCCATTGGGTCTCCTGGGGGCTCGCTCTGTTCTGGGCAGGGTTTATTTTTGCCTGGAGCACCCGGGTGCACCGGGACAGCCTGTATTTTCTCGTCTTTCTGCCCTTCCTTATGGTCCTGGGCCGGCAGCAGTTTCAGTGGCTGCTCAGCAGCCGGGTTATCCAGTGTCTGGGGTTGTTCCTGGGCTATCTGTTGTTATCGGTGAGCTGGAGTCCGGATGCGTCGTGGGCGCTCTTTGGTAGCAAGTTGCGCTACGGGCTCATTATTTTCGCAGCGGTCCTGGCCACGGCTTACATGGTGGCCCGCGATGAGCAATGGGCGGAGCGCCTTTTCTGGTTTTTAGGCCTGGCTGCCTGCATCGTCTTTTTCTACTCTGTTTACCATTATTATCAGGCGCATCCGTTTCCCGCTGCGCGGCTGTCGAACCTCGTCTATTACCACACCAATCCGAACCCGGACGCGGTTGGATTCCTGCTGGCGTTCACCTTCGCCCTGTGCTTTGTGTTGTCGGACCGATCACCCCGCTGGCGGGTTGTCGCCGCGGTGCCTCTGATGTGTGCCGGGGCGTTCCTGCTGTTGGCCCAGAGCCGCGGGCTGATTCTGGGGGCCGCGTTGGTGTCAGTCTTCCTGCTCTTGCGCCTCCGTTACTGGAAAACCCTGGCGCTTTTCCTGGTGGTCGCCTCGGCCGCTCTGGTGGCGGTCGAGACGGTGGAATGGGGAGGGCGCGGGTTGATCGAACGCGCGGATGCCCAACGTATCGGGATCTGGCAGGTCGCCCTGGCGCGCATCGCCGAGGCGCCCTGGTTCGGGGCGGGCCTGGCCAGTGACACCTCCATCACCTATGGTGACCGAATCCATATCAGCCCGCACAATCTGTGGTTGATGACCCTAATGGCGGGTGGAGTACTGGGGGGTGCCCTGCTGGTGGCCCTGTATGGGTTGGCGCTCCGGATCGCGTACTGGGACCGCGATGACCGCTCGCCTGGTGCCATCCTGGCTGTTGCCCTGCTGGTGGCGGGCCTGGTGCCGCTGGGCGTCGATGGCCACCAGATCATTACCCGTATCCATCCGCATATCTGGGTGGCCTTGTGGTTGCCCATGGGTGCGCTCGCCGGTCGGGAACTTCTGCAGCGGCAAAGGGGGCAGACGGAAGGCCCGGGTGCCAGGGTGAGTCGATCCCGCTCTGGATGA
- a CDS encoding glycosyltransferase family 2 protein, producing MTQPYADRKVTLCIPHWEVKELMQICLRSIRKHSQGYNLEVIVVDNGSKDDSLDWLRSLPWIRLIERPEEGFHNFPDNVFTSWDLGIREATGDYFMVMHSDVFVKSDRWLDPFFREFDKGDERTAGVGAWKLNLEHPLYTFQKKVGHVIRTRIKSLFGSKKVYRWRQGDYPRDYCAMFRRRLILDHDITFRAIHGQGGGYSTAKQIWDAGLNVRMIPVPEMYRNVVHIAHGTAAVAARRPRTGSKHEDKAERRVHDLFSKPWVKALRDDATLDS from the coding sequence ATGACACAACCCTACGCCGACCGCAAGGTGACCCTCTGTATCCCTCACTGGGAAGTCAAAGAGCTGATGCAGATCTGCCTGCGCTCCATCCGCAAGCACTCGCAGGGCTACAATCTCGAGGTCATCGTCGTCGACAACGGCTCCAAGGACGACAGCCTGGACTGGCTGCGCTCGCTGCCCTGGATCCGCCTGATCGAGCGTCCGGAGGAGGGCTTCCACAACTTCCCGGACAATGTTTTTACATCCTGGGATCTGGGTATCCGCGAGGCGACGGGCGATTACTTCATGGTCATGCACTCGGACGTCTTCGTGAAGAGCGACCGTTGGCTCGATCCCTTCTTCCGGGAGTTCGACAAGGGCGATGAGCGTACGGCCGGGGTGGGGGCCTGGAAGCTGAACCTGGAGCATCCGCTCTACACCTTCCAGAAGAAGGTGGGCCATGTCATCCGCACCCGCATCAAGTCCCTGTTCGGCAGCAAGAAGGTCTACCGCTGGCGCCAGGGGGATTACCCCCGCGACTACTGCGCCATGTTTCGCCGCCGGCTGATCCTGGACCACGACATCACCTTTCGGGCCATCCACGGTCAGGGGGGCGGCTATTCCACGGCAAAGCAGATCTGGGACGCGGGCCTGAATGTGCGCATGATCCCGGTGCCCGAGATGTACCGCAACGTGGTGCACATCGCTCATGGTACCGCGGCGGTGGCGGCGCGGCGGCCGAGGACGGGTTCCAAGCATGAGGACAAGGCGGAGCGCAGGGTGCATGACCTGTTCAGTAAGCCCTGGGTGAAGGCGTTACGAGATGACGCCACGCTGGATAGCTGA
- a CDS encoding UDP-glucuronic acid decarboxylase family protein: protein MRDPLRKRVLVTGGAGFIGSHLCERLLAEGHEVLCVDNFFTGTKQSIAHLRDYPEFEAIRHDITFPLYLEVEEIYNLACPASPVHYQHDPVQTTKTSVHGAINMLGLAKRLKARILQASTSEVYGDPSVHPQPESYVGSVNPIGPRSCYDEGKRCAETLFFDYYKQHALEIKVARIFNTYGPRMHPHDGRVVSNFIVQALSGEPITVYGEGRQSRSFCYVDDLVDGLARLMATPPEVTGPINLGNPVEFTIRALAERVIELTGSKSRLVFRPLPQDDPRQRCPDISRARAELDWAPVTALDEGLRRTIEYFDQLLSR, encoded by the coding sequence ATGAGAGACCCATTGCGCAAGCGGGTATTGGTCACAGGGGGCGCTGGCTTTATCGGTTCGCATCTGTGCGAGCGGTTGCTCGCGGAGGGGCATGAGGTACTGTGTGTCGACAACTTTTTCACCGGCACCAAGCAGTCCATCGCCCACCTGCGGGATTACCCGGAGTTCGAGGCGATCCGGCACGATATCACCTTCCCTCTCTATCTGGAGGTGGAGGAGATCTACAACCTCGCCTGTCCGGCCTCACCGGTGCACTATCAGCACGATCCGGTGCAGACCACCAAGACCAGCGTCCATGGCGCCATCAATATGTTGGGCCTGGCCAAACGGCTCAAGGCGCGGATCCTGCAGGCCTCCACCAGCGAGGTGTATGGCGACCCCAGCGTGCACCCGCAGCCGGAGTCCTACGTCGGCAGCGTTAATCCGATCGGGCCGCGTTCCTGCTACGATGAAGGCAAGCGCTGTGCAGAGACGCTGTTTTTCGACTACTACAAACAGCATGCGCTGGAGATCAAGGTGGCCCGGATCTTCAATACCTACGGGCCGCGTATGCACCCGCATGACGGCCGGGTGGTCTCCAATTTCATCGTGCAGGCCCTGAGCGGCGAACCGATCACCGTCTACGGAGAAGGTCGGCAAAGCCGCTCATTCTGTTACGTGGACGACCTGGTGGACGGCCTGGCCCGGCTCATGGCCACCCCACCCGAGGTGACCGGTCCCATCAATCTGGGCAATCCGGTGGAGTTCACCATCCGGGCGCTGGCCGAGCGGGTGATTGAGCTCACGGGCTCAAAGTCCCGGCTGGTCTTCCGGCCACTGCCCCAGGACGATCCGCGCCAGCGCTGCCCGGACATCAGCCGCGCCCGTGCCGAACTCGACTGGGCCCCGGTAACGGCGCTGGATGAGGGCCTGCGCCGGACCATCGAGTATTTCGACCAACTGCTGTCGCGTTGA
- the msbA gene encoding lipid A export permease/ATP-binding protein MsbA: MSKGHSDHPSAGESWHLYKRIFGFIKPYWRLGVLAIVCMVLAAAGQAAFAWIIQPLVDGTFIEQDPGARLWVPATLVGIFLFHGVTTFASDYTVAWVGRRVVKDVRQAVFEQYLRLPTSYFDKNSPGTLLAKLTYNVNQISAAASKAVVVLVRDTFTVIFLLAYMTYLSGWLVMIVFGLGPLVAVVVTAANKRFRKLSRRMQASVGEYAQIAEDGIRGQAEVKIFGGQRYEAERFDRTNTRHHRQLMRYKAVQAASQPLAQLGAVIALAIILYLATMDVILETISPGGMISFIAAMLLMLPPLKRVIGVNAEIQKALAAGESVFEVLDAPPEPDHGQRPLERARGLIEFDRVAFRYPESEDWVLRDINLSIQPGETVALVGRSGSGKTTLASLLPRFYDPQRGEIRLDGHPLAEYRLQALRSQMSLVNQQVVLFNDSLANNIAYGLSERPTAAQLQAAARAANALEFIEELPEGFDTVIGENGVMLSGGQRQRIAIARALLKDAPILILDEATSALDSESEKRIQEALEKLMRGRTTLVIAHRLSTIEDADRIVVLDAGRVVETGTHRELLDHNGHYASLHRVQFNGPS, encoded by the coding sequence ATGAGCAAAGGGCACAGCGACCATCCCAGCGCCGGCGAGTCCTGGCACCTGTATAAGCGCATTTTCGGCTTTATCAAGCCCTACTGGCGGCTGGGCGTGCTGGCCATCGTCTGTATGGTGCTGGCGGCGGCCGGTCAGGCGGCCTTTGCCTGGATCATCCAGCCGCTGGTGGACGGCACCTTCATCGAGCAGGACCCAGGCGCCCGGCTCTGGGTACCGGCGACCCTGGTCGGCATCTTCCTCTTCCACGGCGTCACCACCTTCGCCTCCGACTATACCGTGGCCTGGGTCGGCCGGCGGGTGGTCAAGGACGTGCGCCAGGCGGTCTTCGAGCAGTACCTTCGGCTGCCCACCAGCTATTTCGACAAGAACTCCCCCGGCACCCTGCTGGCCAAACTGACCTATAACGTCAATCAGATCAGTGCGGCGGCCTCCAAGGCGGTGGTCGTACTGGTGCGCGACACCTTCACGGTGATCTTCCTGCTGGCCTATATGACCTACCTCAGCGGCTGGCTGGTGATGATCGTCTTCGGTTTGGGCCCGCTGGTGGCCGTGGTGGTGACCGCAGCCAACAAGCGCTTCCGCAAGCTGAGCCGGCGCATGCAGGCCTCGGTGGGGGAGTACGCCCAGATCGCCGAGGACGGGATCCGCGGACAGGCTGAGGTCAAGATCTTCGGTGGCCAGCGTTACGAGGCGGAGCGCTTCGACCGGACCAACACCCGCCACCACCGGCAGCTCATGCGCTACAAGGCGGTGCAGGCGGCCAGCCAGCCGCTGGCGCAACTGGGCGCAGTGATCGCCCTGGCCATTATCCTCTACCTGGCGACCATGGACGTGATCCTGGAGACCATCAGCCCCGGGGGCATGATCTCGTTCATCGCCGCCATGCTGCTGATGCTGCCGCCGCTGAAACGGGTGATCGGGGTGAACGCCGAGATCCAGAAAGCGTTGGCCGCCGGGGAGAGCGTCTTCGAGGTGCTGGACGCCCCGCCGGAACCCGACCACGGGCAGCGCCCGCTGGAGCGGGCCCGGGGCCTGATCGAGTTCGACCGGGTGGCCTTCCGCTACCCGGAATCCGAGGACTGGGTGCTTCGGGACATCAACCTGTCCATCCAGCCCGGCGAGACGGTGGCCCTGGTGGGCCGCTCGGGCAGCGGTAAGACCACCCTGGCCAGCCTGCTGCCGCGCTTTTACGACCCGCAGCGGGGCGAGATCCGACTGGACGGCCACCCGCTGGCGGAATACCGGCTGCAGGCGCTGCGCTCGCAGATGTCTCTGGTCAACCAGCAGGTGGTGCTGTTCAACGACTCCCTGGCCAACAACATCGCCTACGGCCTGAGCGAGCGGCCGACAGCGGCGCAACTGCAGGCCGCGGCCCGTGCCGCCAATGCCCTGGAGTTCATCGAGGAGCTGCCGGAGGGCTTCGACACCGTCATTGGCGAGAACGGCGTCATGCTCTCCGGGGGGCAGCGCCAGCGCATCGCCATCGCCCGGGCCCTGCTCAAGGATGCGCCCATTCTGATCCTCGACGAGGCGACCTCCGCCCTGGACTCGGAATCGGAAAAGCGCATCCAGGAGGCGCTGGAGAAACTGATGCGCGGCCGGACCACCCTGGTCATCGCCCACCGGCTGTCCACCATCGAGGACGCCGACCGAATCGTGGTGCTCGATGCCGGCCGGGTGGTGGAGACCGGGACCCACCGGGAGCTGCTGGACCACAACGGGCACTACGCCTCGTTGCACCGTGTCCAGTTCAACGGTCCGTCCTGA
- a CDS encoding BUD32 family EKC/KEOPS complex subunit: MVKQAVPGRGRARAWGGALLGRILLGYWLPRTPLRIGGDRQLHYEAGRLQRLHRAGEVVPAVAQVGEGFLVLEDGGAPLWRRIRHAGLDALRPVIARVAGDLGRFHGAGHWHGGAQLRNYLLAGEGERLVRIDFEEPLDEVMPLAARQVIDLYLLIHSITAFRQLSAGETTGLCRHALEAYLAGHAPDERMVACLVRAQATLRAIERRPGRLFRHTSKDLRRLFITAAAIEQTLPRDWRP, from the coding sequence GTGGTCAAACAGGCAGTCCCAGGTCGCGGGCGCGCTCGGGCCTGGGGCGGTGCACTGCTGGGACGAATCCTGCTCGGTTACTGGCTGCCGCGGACGCCCCTGCGGATCGGTGGTGATCGCCAGCTCCACTACGAGGCCGGCCGTCTTCAGCGCCTGCACCGGGCGGGGGAGGTGGTACCGGCGGTAGCGCAGGTCGGCGAGGGTTTCCTGGTGTTGGAAGACGGGGGCGCGCCCTTGTGGCGGCGCATCCGCCATGCGGGCCTTGACGCGCTTCGACCGGTAATCGCCCGGGTCGCCGGGGACCTGGGTCGCTTTCATGGTGCCGGTCACTGGCACGGTGGGGCACAGTTGCGGAATTACCTGCTGGCCGGGGAGGGGGAGCGGCTGGTCCGGATCGACTTCGAAGAGCCGCTGGACGAGGTCATGCCATTGGCCGCCCGCCAAGTGATCGATCTCTACCTGCTTATCCACTCGATCACGGCCTTCCGACAGCTGAGCGCAGGGGAGACCACCGGACTTTGCCGGCATGCCCTGGAGGCCTACCTCGCCGGCCATGCACCCGATGAGCGTATGGTGGCGTGCCTGGTGCGGGCCCAGGCGACCCTGCGCGCCATCGAGCGCCGGCCCGGGCGCCTGTTCCGCCACACCAGTAAGGACCTGCGACGGCTGTTCATCACTGCGGCGGCCATTGAGCAGACCCTGCCGCGGGACTGGCGCCCGTAG
- a CDS encoding LpxL/LpxP family acyltransferase — translation MAKQRNDNPAHPGNWGHALGLALLWLIGRMPPRLALGLGAGLGALGYRLARARRLIVRRNLELCFPEQDPAPREALVRANFRYTGRGLAELALSWFGGPRVDRLPLAVEGLEHLRAAQADGSPVILLSGHFTTVEICGRLLRRHSEMAVIYKPMDKRPLADRTMREGRERAIGPALSKDDLRGIVRTLRKGLPVWYAGDQNYRSRQNVFAPFFGIPAATVTGLSRLARLSKARVVPVFYHAREDGPGYRVVFKPALEGFPSGDDQADAERMNRIIEEAVRAHPAQYFWAHRRFKSQPDGDVDMYPGVKDHRRERRRRRARQQQQ, via the coding sequence ATGGCAAAACAACGCAACGACAATCCGGCCCATCCCGGCAACTGGGGCCACGCCCTGGGCCTGGCACTGCTCTGGCTGATCGGCCGTATGCCGCCCCGACTGGCCCTGGGGCTGGGCGCCGGGCTCGGCGCCCTGGGCTATCGCCTGGCCCGGGCACGGAGGCTGATCGTCCGCCGCAACCTGGAGCTCTGCTTTCCGGAGCAGGACCCGGCGCCCCGAGAGGCGCTGGTGCGGGCCAATTTCCGCTACACCGGGCGCGGCCTGGCGGAGTTGGCCCTGTCCTGGTTCGGCGGCCCCCGGGTGGACCGGCTACCACTGGCCGTGGAGGGCCTGGAGCACCTGCGCGCGGCGCAGGCTGATGGCTCGCCGGTGATCCTCCTCTCGGGCCACTTCACCACCGTGGAGATCTGCGGCCGACTCCTGCGCCGGCACTCGGAGATGGCGGTGATCTACAAACCCATGGACAAGCGCCCGCTGGCGGACCGCACCATGCGTGAGGGCAGAGAGCGGGCCATCGGCCCCGCGCTCTCTAAGGACGACCTGCGCGGCATCGTGCGCACCCTGCGCAAAGGGCTACCCGTCTGGTACGCCGGCGACCAGAACTACCGCAGCCGCCAGAATGTCTTCGCGCCCTTTTTCGGCATTCCCGCCGCCACCGTCACCGGGCTCTCCCGGCTGGCGCGGTTGAGCAAGGCGCGGGTGGTGCCGGTCTTCTACCACGCCCGCGAGGACGGCCCCGGCTACCGGGTGGTCTTCAAGCCGGCGCTGGAAGGGTTCCCGTCGGGGGATGACCAGGCCGATGCGGAGCGGATGAACCGCATCATCGAGGAGGCGGTGCGCGCCCACCCGGCACAGTACTTCTGGGCCCACCGCCGCTTCAAGAGCCAGCCCGATGGCGACGTGGACATGTACCCGGGCGTCAAAGACCACCGCCGCGAGCGACGCCGCCGTCGCGCCCGCCAGCAGCAACAGTGA
- a CDS encoding glycosyltransferase family 9 protein encodes MARAELPLTTPPRSLCILRFSALGDVTHMTPVVRTLQREWPETRLTWIVGKAEHTLVGDIPGVDFAVFDKAAGWAGYRDLWRQLRGQRFDVLLHNQFALRANIASLGIRADLRLGYDRARSRDLHGLFINARIPPHPGQHVIDIYFSFIETLGLRRRHMVWDIPVPEAAEARARALTPDDTPTLVISPCSSHALRNWTVAGCARVADHAARRHGLRVLITGGPSEVERETGAAIAAQAETAPENLVGQTSIKEMLALLGRATAVVSPDSGPAHMANAMGTPVIGLYACTNPGRARPYYSGQWCVDRYDEASRRELGRPASEIRWGTKIERPGVMALITPEDVIERLDALMAAGAPRAIPPET; translated from the coding sequence ATGGCCCGAGCCGAACTGCCGCTGACCACACCGCCCCGCTCGCTCTGCATCCTGCGCTTTTCCGCGCTGGGGGACGTCACCCACATGACCCCGGTGGTGCGTACCCTGCAGCGGGAATGGCCGGAGACCCGCCTGACCTGGATCGTCGGCAAGGCCGAACACACCCTGGTGGGGGATATCCCCGGTGTGGACTTCGCGGTCTTCGACAAGGCCGCTGGCTGGGCCGGTTATCGGGACCTGTGGCGGCAACTGCGCGGACAGCGGTTCGACGTGCTGCTGCACAACCAGTTCGCCCTGCGGGCCAATATCGCCAGCCTGGGCATCCGCGCGGACCTGCGGCTGGGTTACGACCGGGCCCGCTCCCGGGACCTGCACGGGCTGTTCATCAACGCCCGCATCCCGCCCCACCCGGGCCAGCACGTCATCGACATCTACTTCAGTTTCATCGAAACCCTGGGGCTCCGGCGCCGGCACATGGTCTGGGACATTCCCGTGCCGGAGGCGGCCGAGGCCCGTGCCCGGGCACTGACCCCGGACGACACCCCCACGCTCGTGATCAGCCCCTGCTCCAGCCACGCCCTGCGCAACTGGACGGTGGCGGGCTGCGCCCGGGTCGCGGATCACGCCGCACGCCGCCACGGACTGCGCGTGCTGATCACCGGCGGCCCCTCTGAGGTGGAGCGGGAGACGGGCGCGGCCATCGCCGCGCAGGCAGAAACGGCGCCGGAGAACCTGGTGGGCCAGACCTCCATCAAGGAGATGCTCGCCCTGTTGGGCCGCGCCACGGCGGTGGTGAGCCCCGATTCCGGCCCGGCGCACATGGCCAACGCCATGGGCACGCCCGTGATCGGGCTCTACGCCTGCACTAACCCCGGTCGGGCGCGGCCCTATTACAGCGGCCAGTGGTGCGTTGATCGCTATGACGAGGCCTCAAGGCGGGAGCTGGGCAGGCCCGCCAGCGAGATCCGCTGGGGCACCAAGATCGAGCGCCCGGGTGTGATGGCGCTGATCACCCCGGAGGACGTGATCGAACGGCTGGATGCCCTGATGGCCGCCGGTGCCCCGCGCGCCATTCCGCCGGAGACCTGA
- a CDS encoding 3-deoxy-D-manno-octulosonic acid kinase, with product MEGRHWREGRVRVLHDTALAQPPAHWWFDPAELERRSLVTGRGGGRGSVVFFRVPDAAGGRPGEGSRDEPPQWVLRHYLRGGTIARALGDRYLWQGLQETRPWQEWHYTARLYDEGLPVPRPVAGRVVRLGPTYTADLITVRVPGARSLDENLGGQGVSEATWRAVGACIRRFHDAGHWHPDLNSRNILIDPKGEVWIIDWDRGEHRPESATDWRQANLQRLKRDLEKRLRIRERWVYSEACFSALLAGYEGARPR from the coding sequence ATGGAGGGGCGGCACTGGCGCGAGGGCCGGGTCCGCGTGCTCCACGATACGGCCCTGGCGCAGCCGCCCGCCCACTGGTGGTTCGACCCGGCGGAGCTGGAACGGCGCAGCCTGGTGACCGGCCGCGGTGGCGGGCGGGGCAGCGTGGTCTTCTTCCGTGTGCCTGACGCCGCCGGAGGACGGCCCGGGGAAGGCTCGCGCGATGAGCCGCCGCAATGGGTGCTGCGCCACTACTTGCGGGGCGGGACTATTGCCCGGGCCCTGGGGGATCGCTACCTCTGGCAGGGCCTGCAGGAGACCCGGCCCTGGCAGGAGTGGCACTACACCGCCCGCCTCTATGACGAGGGCCTGCCGGTGCCACGCCCCGTGGCCGGGCGAGTGGTGCGGCTGGGGCCCACCTACACCGCGGACCTGATCACCGTCCGGGTGCCCGGCGCCCGGTCGCTGGATGAGAACCTGGGCGGGCAAGGGGTCAGCGAGGCCACTTGGCGGGCGGTGGGGGCCTGTATCCGCCGCTTCCACGACGCCGGCCACTGGCATCCGGATCTGAACAGCCGCAACATCCTCATCGACCCCAAGGGCGAGGTCTGGATCATCGACTGGGACCGGGGCGAGCACCGGCCGGAGTCCGCGACCGACTGGCGCCAGGCCAACCTGCAGCGGTTAAAACGGGACCTGGAGAAACGCCTGCGCATCCGCGAGCGTTGGGTCTATTCCGAGGCCTGCTTCTCGGCACTGCTGGCCGGCTACGAGGGTGCCCGTCCTCGATAG